The following are encoded together in the Monodelphis domestica isolate mMonDom1 chromosome 5, mMonDom1.pri, whole genome shotgun sequence genome:
- the DUS4L gene encoding tRNA-dihydrouridine(20a/20b) synthase [NAD(P)+]-like isoform X1, which produces MSCDYIKTTQCQGRLKDPLEMFHSGNLVKICAPMVRYSKLAFRTLVRKYNCDLCYTPMIVAADFVRSTKARDSEFTTNKGDCPLIVQFAANDAQLLSDAARIVCPYANGIDINCGCPQRWAITEGYGACLINKPELVQDMVKQVRSQVENPNFSVSIKIRIHDDLTRTIDLCRKAEATGVSWITVHGRNIEERHQPVHYDAIKIIKENLSIPIIANGDIKSLKEAENVQEMTGTNGIMVARGLLANPAMFAGYKETPLKCIWDWVDIALEHGTPFMCFHHHLMYMMERITSKQEKKMFNSLSSTTAVLDYLTDHYSM; this is translated from the exons ATGAGTTGTGATTACATAAAAACTACACAATGTCAAGGAAGACTAAAAGATCCACTGGAGATGTTTCATTCTGGGAACCTGGTAAAAATATGCGCCCCTATGGTTCGATATTCAAA ATTGGCTTTCAGAACACTAGTGAGGAAATACAACTGTGATCTGTGTTATACTCCAATGATAGTTGCTGCTGATTTTGTCCGATCTACAAAAGCCAGAGATAGTGAATTCACGACAAACAAAG GTGATTGCCCGCTGATTGTTCAATTTGCTGCTAATGATGCACAACTTTTATCTGATGCTGCCCGAATAGTCTGTCCTTATGCGAATGGAATAGACATTAACTGTGGTTGCCCTCAGAG atGGGCCATAACAGAAGGATATGGGGCATGTTTAATAAATAAACCCGAACTTGTTCAAGATATGGTTAAACAAGTAAGAAGTCAAGTGGAAAACCCAAATTTTTCAGTGTCCATTAAAATaag GATCCATGATGATCTTACAAGAACTATAGATCTCTGTCGGAAAGCTGAAGCAACAGGGGTTTCCTGGATTACAGTTCATGGGAGAAATATTGAAGAAAGACATCAACCAGTACACTAtgatgcaattaaaataattaaagaaaatttgtCTATACCTATAATTGCTAATGGAGACATTAAAAGCTTAAAGGAAGCAGAAAATGTTCAGGAAATGACCGGGACAAATG GTATAATGGTTGCAAGAGGACTTTTAGCAAATCCTGCCATGTTTGCTGGATATAAAGAAACCCCCCTGAAATGCATCTGGGACTGGGTTGACATTGCTCTTGAGCATGGAACACCTTTTATGTGTTTTCATCATCATTTAATGTATATGATGGAAAGGATAAcgtcaaaacaagaaaaaaagatgtttaaTTCTCTGTCAAGTACAACTGCAGTATTAGACTACCTTACAG
- the DUS4L gene encoding tRNA-dihydrouridine(20a/20b) synthase [NAD(P)+]-like isoform X2 yields MSCDYIKTTQCQGRLKDPLEMFHSGNLVKICAPMVRYSKLAFRTLVRKYNCDLCYTPMIVAADFVRSTKARDSEFTTNKGDCPLIVQFAANDAQLLSDAARIVCPYANGIDINCGCPQRIHDDLTRTIDLCRKAEATGVSWITVHGRNIEERHQPVHYDAIKIIKENLSIPIIANGDIKSLKEAENVQEMTGTNGIMVARGLLANPAMFAGYKETPLKCIWDWVDIALEHGTPFMCFHHHLMYMMERITSKQEKKMFNSLSSTTAVLDYLTDHYSM; encoded by the exons ATGAGTTGTGATTACATAAAAACTACACAATGTCAAGGAAGACTAAAAGATCCACTGGAGATGTTTCATTCTGGGAACCTGGTAAAAATATGCGCCCCTATGGTTCGATATTCAAA ATTGGCTTTCAGAACACTAGTGAGGAAATACAACTGTGATCTGTGTTATACTCCAATGATAGTTGCTGCTGATTTTGTCCGATCTACAAAAGCCAGAGATAGTGAATTCACGACAAACAAAG GTGATTGCCCGCTGATTGTTCAATTTGCTGCTAATGATGCACAACTTTTATCTGATGCTGCCCGAATAGTCTGTCCTTATGCGAATGGAATAGACATTAACTGTGGTTGCCCTCAGAG GATCCATGATGATCTTACAAGAACTATAGATCTCTGTCGGAAAGCTGAAGCAACAGGGGTTTCCTGGATTACAGTTCATGGGAGAAATATTGAAGAAAGACATCAACCAGTACACTAtgatgcaattaaaataattaaagaaaatttgtCTATACCTATAATTGCTAATGGAGACATTAAAAGCTTAAAGGAAGCAGAAAATGTTCAGGAAATGACCGGGACAAATG GTATAATGGTTGCAAGAGGACTTTTAGCAAATCCTGCCATGTTTGCTGGATATAAAGAAACCCCCCTGAAATGCATCTGGGACTGGGTTGACATTGCTCTTGAGCATGGAACACCTTTTATGTGTTTTCATCATCATTTAATGTATATGATGGAAAGGATAAcgtcaaaacaagaaaaaaagatgtttaaTTCTCTGTCAAGTACAACTGCAGTATTAGACTACCTTACAG